A window from Leptothermofonsia sichuanensis E412 encodes these proteins:
- a CDS encoding Uma2 family endonuclease, which translates to MPGREHEVFSRRIVFLIGLFCLEKGIEFEPTGSMTQEREGEASAQADESYCFGASKPTPDLVIKIIFSSGGPNKLARYQALEVPEVWFWQDGLFTLHRLRNGEYERINRSEIPELAELDLDLLTRCVLMAQTSRLQAANEFRRSLRNED; encoded by the coding sequence ATGCCCGGTCGTGAACACGAAGTTTTTAGTCGCCGGATTGTTTTTTTGATTGGACTGTTTTGTCTTGAAAAAGGGATCGAATTTGAACCCACTGGTTCAATGACTCAAGAGCGAGAAGGCGAAGCTTCAGCCCAAGCAGATGAGTCCTACTGTTTTGGAGCCTCAAAGCCAACTCCAGACTTGGTAATTAAAATCATTTTTTCGAGCGGTGGACCGAATAAATTAGCACGCTATCAGGCGCTAGAAGTGCCCGAAGTGTGGTTTTGGCAAGATGGGTTATTTACCTTGCATCGTCTACGCAACGGTGAATATGAGCGAATTAATCGTAGCGAGATTCCAGAACTTGCAGAACTTGATTTAGATCTGTTGACTCGATGTGTCTTGATGGCTCAAACCTCACGCCTTCAAGCAGCGAATGAATTTCGTCGATCGCTCAGAAATGAGGATTAG
- a CDS encoding carbohydrate ABC transporter permease has translation MPSANADTIQRRDQRTGLYLLIPAVIMLLLVFAYPIGRSLWLSFFDQNLATGLEPVFAGLNNYARIAGDGRFWQSFWITTRFTVITVVLELILGMGIALVLNQAFRGRNLVRTIAILPWALPTALIALGWTWIFNDQYGIVNDILLRLGLIQQGINWLGSPFTANLALIVADVWKTTPFISILLLAGLQSIPGDLYEAHALEGATPWQSFYRITLPLLMPQIIIAMLFRFAQAFGIFDLMAVMTGGGPGGSTEVVSLYIYATAMRYLDFGYSAAMVVVTFLLLIIAVLICAYFISLSSKNRGRGEGWLGVGC, from the coding sequence ATGCCGTCCGCCAACGCCGATACAATTCAAAGGCGAGATCAGCGAACAGGTCTATATCTGCTTATCCCAGCCGTGATCATGCTGTTGCTGGTATTTGCCTATCCGATTGGGCGATCGCTCTGGCTCAGTTTCTTTGACCAGAACCTGGCAACGGGCTTAGAGCCTGTCTTTGCTGGACTGAACAACTATGCCCGGATTGCAGGTGACGGGCGCTTCTGGCAAAGTTTTTGGATTACGACCCGATTCACGGTGATCACCGTTGTCCTGGAACTGATTCTGGGTATGGGGATTGCGCTGGTGTTGAACCAGGCATTCCGGGGACGAAATCTGGTGAGAACCATTGCCATCCTGCCCTGGGCACTGCCCACAGCTCTGATTGCCCTCGGCTGGACGTGGATTTTCAACGATCAGTACGGCATTGTCAATGACATCCTGCTGCGCCTGGGGCTGATTCAACAGGGCATTAACTGGCTGGGTTCCCCCTTTACAGCCAACCTTGCTCTGATCGTGGCAGATGTCTGGAAGACCACTCCTTTTATCAGCATTCTGCTGCTGGCAGGGTTACAGTCTATCCCTGGCGACCTCTACGAAGCTCACGCATTGGAAGGAGCCACTCCCTGGCAGAGCTTTTACCGCATCACCCTGCCACTGTTGATGCCTCAGATCATCATTGCCATGCTGTTCCGGTTTGCCCAGGCATTTGGCATCTTCGATTTGATGGCAGTCATGACCGGCGGCGGTCCCGGCGGCTCAACCGAGGTGGTGTCTCTCTATATCTATGCCACGGCCATGCGCTACCTGGATTTTGGCTACAGCGCTGCAATGGTAGTCGTCACGTTTCTGCTATTGATTATCGCAGTTCTGATTTGTGCCTATTTTATCTCGCTATCGAGCAAGAACAGGGGGAGGGGGGAGGGGTGGTTAGGCGTTGGTTGTTAG
- a CDS encoding ABC transporter substrate-binding protein: MAPAFGLTPFRVKRWRSFWRLCRVSLLTLFGLSAGLIIAHALSQPVTLRVLMAAPDVPPWNAVMVKAFEAQNPGIRLQIVEGPNATNLIEDLYTSAFLLGDSPYDLINMDVIWTPKFAAAGWLVDLTDEFSQAELDAFSAPDVEGGKYQGRLYRLPIRSDAGMLYYRTDLLEKAGYQPPQTFEELIKISKDLQRKGWVRWGYLWQGRQYEGAAAMFVEVLKGFGGYWVNPDTLEVGLDQPAAIRAVEFLLGTIQDGVSPPGVTTYIEEDTRRIFQNGEAAFLRSWPYVWTLANADNSPIQGKLGIMPMIGSAGNEGGSCLGGWGLGISKTSRHRKEALQAIRFLTQGELQKQFILEAGYVPSRRDLFTESDIVAKYNYFPQFLEVIQRAVLRPPIAQYAQASDILQRYLSAALTNQMTAERAMQEAARETRLLLEAGRRRQVVGGRKEA, encoded by the coding sequence ATGGCACCTGCTTTCGGTTTAACCCCCTTTCGAGTCAAACGCTGGCGTTCTTTTTGGCGGCTTTGCCGGGTTAGCCTGCTGACGCTTTTTGGACTCAGTGCAGGGTTAATCATTGCCCACGCGCTTTCCCAGCCAGTCACCCTGAGAGTGTTAATGGCGGCTCCAGATGTGCCTCCCTGGAATGCCGTGATGGTGAAAGCCTTTGAAGCGCAAAATCCTGGTATCCGCCTGCAAATTGTTGAGGGACCCAACGCCACCAACCTGATTGAAGACCTCTATACTTCTGCCTTTCTCCTGGGGGATTCTCCCTACGATCTGATCAATATGGACGTGATCTGGACCCCGAAATTTGCTGCTGCTGGCTGGCTGGTTGATTTAACCGATGAGTTTTCCCAGGCGGAACTGGATGCTTTTTCGGCACCGGATGTGGAGGGAGGCAAATATCAGGGTCGGCTGTACCGATTGCCCATCCGTTCCGATGCCGGGATGCTTTACTACCGTACAGACTTGCTGGAAAAGGCAGGTTATCAACCCCCGCAAACCTTCGAGGAATTAATCAAAATCTCGAAAGATTTACAACGTAAAGGATGGGTACGCTGGGGCTACCTGTGGCAGGGACGTCAGTACGAAGGAGCCGCCGCCATGTTTGTTGAAGTCCTGAAAGGATTTGGCGGTTACTGGGTCAATCCGGACACGTTGGAGGTAGGGCTGGATCAACCAGCGGCAATTCGAGCAGTGGAATTTTTGTTAGGAACGATTCAGGACGGCGTATCTCCCCCTGGGGTGACCACCTATATCGAGGAAGACACCCGGCGTATCTTTCAAAATGGAGAAGCTGCTTTTCTCCGCAGTTGGCCCTACGTGTGGACGCTTGCCAATGCTGACAATTCTCCCATTCAGGGGAAGCTTGGCATCATGCCGATGATTGGTTCAGCGGGCAATGAAGGTGGCTCCTGTCTGGGGGGATGGGGTCTGGGCATCTCCAAGACTTCCCGCCATCGTAAGGAAGCCTTGCAAGCGATTCGCTTTCTGACCCAGGGAGAACTCCAGAAGCAATTCATTCTGGAAGCAGGCTACGTTCCCAGTCGCCGGGATCTCTTCACCGAATCCGATATTGTAGCCAAATACAATTACTTCCCACAATTTCTGGAAGTAATCCAACGGGCTGTTTTACGTCCTCCGATCGCCCAATATGCCCAGGCTTCCGACATCTTACAACGCTATCTGAGTGCCGCCCTCACCAATCAGATGACCGCTGAACGGGCCATGCAGGAAGCTGCCAGAGAAACCCGCCTGCTGTTAGAGGCAGGCAGGCGCAGGCAGGTAGTGGGAGGGAGGAAAGAGGCGTGA
- a CDS encoding glutathione S-transferase family protein, translated as MMKLYHTELSENCHKVRLMLSLLGLGCDHPTIADISCYPHVLAWIERIKQLPGYEGMSGL; from the coding sequence ATGATGAAGCTGTACCACACTGAATTGTCAGAAAATTGCCATAAAGTCAGGCTCATGCTGTCATTGCTGGGGCTGGGATGCGATCACCCCACCATTGCCGATATTTCCTGTTACCCGCATGTGCTTGCCTGGATCGAGCGGATCAAACAGCTACCTGGCTACGAAGGAATGAGCGGACTTTAG
- a CDS encoding WD40 domain-containing protein, which translates to MSTLKASQQGLVCIKQARSAKGWATSDFRWIEATSELLGISWVRDGVLADGVSEGTWKRFLAGKYPINAKAFKAYCRVLGLAWEEVVERSELKRPELGADEQKHLEAQENHDNLKSKIQSPKSIDWSDAPDVSIFYGRQTELNTVRQWVVQENCRLVTLLGMGGIGKTTLSVKLAREIVETCEFSGMSSQLRLSTQHSKLKKSPVEMLREQNFKYVIWRSLRNAPPVDDLLADIIQFLSEQQETNLPNLEGRITRLLHYLRTSRCLLILDNAESILQAGDRTGRYRTGYEGYGQLLRCVAETAHQSCLILTSREKPQGLARFEGESLPVRSLQLSGLPEVDGRALFNVKGTFTATETEWQTLIARYAGNPLALKIVASSIHDYFDSNVSSFLHTAQRSAFLFDDIRDLLEQQFQRLTDLERDIMYWLAINREPVTLAELQADFVIPIPPREFLESLNSLQRRSLIEKSGRSFTHQPVVMEYVTIQLIEQLCEEIWELEENRQSKTQVSLEVHQRCNLKSKIFITHALLKATAKDYIREIQANLIVQPVIDQLITIFGSVENVRDRLTQILENLRGKPAKETGYAAGNAINLLHQAGFDLIGFNASQLTVWQAYLQGVMLHDVDFTCSDLSRCAFTETLGNILWVAFSPNGQLLATCDTDCNVRVWEVKSGQLLLICRGHANWVRFVVFSPDGKTLASCGADCTVKLWNVQDGVCIKTFMGHEHEVFAVAYSPDGQKLASASGDRTVKLWDVRDGHCLNTLTGHTNWVRSVAFSPNGKMLASSGADHTIRVWNVSRVGDQEDGEVGKWEEENPRSKILTGHSGWVRSIAFSPDGEVLASASSDRTIKLWDYETGDCLRTYTGHQSSVYSIAFGSEGDLIVSGSGDRTVKLWDCYSSTCIKTLYGQTNEVCSVAVSSDNQTIACVSLDQTMRLWNYHHGQCLKTWYGHTDWALPVAFSSNQRFLASGSNDKTVQLWDWNTGACLKTLQGHTDFVYTVAFSPGGQILASGSTDSSVRLWNVQMGECFQVLQGHTDWIDVVAFHPSENILASGSADCTVKLWNIHTGQCIKTLTGHTEKLLGTAFSPNGELLASCGVDQTIKLWDISSGNCIKTLQGHTSRIWGVAFSPNSELLASCSTDQTIKLWNLDTGQCIKTLTGHTNWIFALAFSPDGNLLASASHDRTVRLWKVETGECTQVFSGHAHLVSSVAFSPDGAFVASGSQDQTVRIWNVNTKECDRVLIAKRLYEGMKLAGVKGLTQATIATLQTLGAIIE; encoded by the coding sequence ATGTCTACGCTGAAGGCTTCACAACAGGGGCTTGTATGCATCAAGCAGGCTAGATCCGCAAAGGGTTGGGCAACTAGCGATTTCCGCTGGATTGAGGCGACCAGTGAACTTCTAGGCATCTCTTGGGTGCGAGACGGCGTTCTTGCAGACGGAGTCTCGGAGGGAACCTGGAAGCGGTTTTTAGCTGGGAAATATCCGATTAATGCAAAAGCATTTAAGGCTTATTGTCGAGTGCTTGGCTTGGCTTGGGAGGAAGTGGTTGAGAGGTCAGAGCTTAAGAGGCCGGAGTTAGGAGCCGATGAGCAAAAGCATCTAGAAGCGCAAGAGAATCATGACAATCTAAAATCTAAAATCCAAAGTCCAAAGTCGATTGACTGGAGCGATGCACCGGATGTCTCCATCTTCTACGGTCGCCAGACAGAGCTGAATACAGTCAGACAGTGGGTTGTGCAGGAGAATTGTCGCCTGGTGACGCTACTCGGCATGGGTGGAATTGGCAAGACAACGCTATCGGTGAAGTTGGCAAGGGAAATAGTAGAGACTTGTGAGTTCTCAGGTATGAGTTCTCAGTTACGCTTATCAACTCAACACTCAAAACTTAAAAAATCTCCTGTGGAGATGCTACGCGAACAAAACTTTAAATATGTCATCTGGCGATCGCTCCGCAATGCTCCGCCTGTAGACGATTTGCTGGCAGACATCATCCAGTTTCTCTCCGAACAACAGGAAACCAATTTACCGAATTTGGAAGGTCGCATTACCCGTTTGCTCCATTATTTACGAACGTCTCGGTGTCTGCTGATTCTGGATAATGCGGAATCAATTTTACAAGCGGGCGATCGCACCGGACGGTATCGCACCGGGTACGAAGGCTACGGGCAACTACTGCGCTGTGTGGCAGAAACCGCCCATCAAAGTTGTTTGATTCTCACGTCTCGCGAAAAACCCCAGGGACTTGCCAGGTTTGAAGGGGAAAGCCTGCCCGTGCGATCGCTGCAACTCAGTGGTTTGCCAGAGGTTGATGGGCGAGCACTCTTCAACGTCAAAGGCACGTTTACGGCAACCGAAACCGAGTGGCAAACCCTGATTGCCCGCTATGCCGGAAATCCATTGGCACTCAAGATTGTTGCCTCTTCCATTCACGACTACTTTGACAGTAATGTCTCCTCTTTTCTCCATACAGCTCAACGCAGTGCGTTCCTGTTCGACGACATTCGAGATTTATTAGAACAACAGTTTCAGCGATTGACAGATCTAGAGCGCGACATCATGTATTGGCTCGCGATCAATCGCGAGCCTGTCACCCTTGCCGAACTCCAAGCTGATTTTGTCATCCCCATTCCACCCCGCGAATTTTTAGAGTCGCTGAACTCATTACAACGTCGCTCCTTAATCGAAAAAAGTGGCAGAAGCTTTACCCACCAGCCTGTTGTCATGGAATATGTAACGATTCAGTTAATTGAGCAACTGTGCGAAGAGATCTGGGAGCTAGAAGAAAATCGACAATCCAAAACTCAAGTTTCACTGGAAGTCCACCAAAGATGCAATCTGAAATCCAAAATCTTTATCACTCACGCACTGCTCAAAGCAACTGCAAAAGATTACATTCGTGAAATCCAAGCAAACTTAATCGTCCAGCCTGTAATTGATCAGTTGATAACAATATTTGGTAGTGTTGAGAATGTACGCGATCGCCTCACTCAAATCTTAGAGAACCTGCGAGGAAAACCTGCAAAAGAAACCGGATACGCCGCTGGAAATGCCATTAATTTGCTGCATCAGGCAGGATTTGATTTAATTGGATTTAACGCTTCCCAATTAACTGTCTGGCAAGCCTATTTGCAGGGGGTGATGCTACATGACGTAGACTTCACCTGCTCCGATCTATCTCGCTGTGCCTTCACCGAAACGCTGGGAAATATCCTGTGGGTTGCCTTTAGTCCCAACGGTCAACTGCTGGCAACCTGTGATACGGATTGCAATGTGCGCGTGTGGGAGGTCAAGTCAGGTCAGCTACTGCTCATTTGCCGGGGACATGCCAACTGGGTGCGCTTTGTCGTGTTTAGCCCCGATGGCAAAACCCTTGCCAGTTGTGGAGCCGATTGCACGGTCAAGCTTTGGAATGTGCAAGATGGCGTTTGCATTAAAACCTTCATGGGACATGAGCATGAGGTTTTTGCTGTTGCCTACAGTCCCGATGGACAAAAGCTCGCCAGTGCCAGTGGCGATCGCACCGTCAAACTGTGGGATGTTCGAGATGGTCACTGCTTAAACACGCTCACAGGACATACCAACTGGGTACGCTCTGTTGCCTTTAGTCCCAATGGCAAAATGCTCGCCAGTAGTGGTGCCGATCACACGATCAGGGTATGGAATGTGTCGCGAGTAGGCGATCAGGAAGATGGGGAGGTGGGGAAGTGGGAAGAAGAAAATCCAAGATCTAAAATCCTAACCGGGCATTCTGGCTGGGTTCGTTCCATCGCCTTCAGTCCCGATGGAGAGGTCTTGGCGAGTGCCAGCAGCGATCGCACCATTAAACTGTGGGACTACGAAACCGGAGACTGTTTGAGAACTTACACCGGGCACCAAAGCAGCGTTTACTCGATTGCCTTTGGCTCAGAAGGAGATTTGATTGTGAGCGGCAGTGGCGATCGCACCGTCAAACTATGGGACTGTTATAGCAGCACCTGCATCAAAACCCTATACGGACAAACGAATGAAGTGTGTAGTGTTGCTGTGAGTTCAGATAATCAAACGATCGCCTGTGTCAGCCTGGATCAAACGATGCGGTTATGGAACTACCATCATGGGCAATGCCTGAAAACCTGGTACGGGCATACTGACTGGGCACTTCCTGTGGCTTTTAGCTCCAATCAGCGGTTTCTGGCAAGTGGTAGTAATGACAAAACCGTACAACTTTGGGATTGGAATACGGGAGCCTGCTTAAAAACATTACAGGGACATACTGATTTTGTTTATACTGTTGCCTTTAGTCCTGGCGGACAAATCCTTGCTAGTGGTAGTACAGATTCATCAGTCCGGCTCTGGAATGTGCAAATGGGCGAATGTTTTCAGGTATTACAAGGACACACTGATTGGATTGATGTAGTTGCCTTTCATCCTAGTGAAAACATACTTGCCAGTGGCAGCGCAGACTGTACTGTAAAACTCTGGAATATCCATACAGGACAATGCATTAAAACACTAACTGGGCATACAGAAAAATTGCTTGGAACGGCATTTAGCCCCAATGGAGAACTGCTTGCCAGTTGTGGCGTTGATCAAACGATTAAATTATGGGATATAAGTTCAGGCAATTGCATCAAAACTTTACAGGGGCACACGAGCCGCATCTGGGGGGTAGCGTTTAGTCCTAATAGCGAACTGCTTGCCAGTTGTAGCACTGACCAGACAATTAAACTCTGGAATCTTGACACAGGCCAATGCATTAAAACCCTGACAGGACATACTAACTGGATCTTTGCACTTGCCTTCAGCCCGGATGGCAACCTGCTTGCCAGCGCCTCCCATGACCGAACAGTCAGACTGTGGAAGGTTGAAACAGGTGAATGTACCCAGGTTTTCAGTGGGCATGCCCATCTGGTTTCTTCGGTTGCCTTCAGCCCTGATGGAGCATTCGTTGCCAGTGGTTCCCAAGATCAAACGGTGCGCATCTGGAATGTTAATACAAAGGAGTGCGATCGCGTCTTAATTGCTAAGCGTCTTTATGAAGGCATGAAGCTTGCAGGTGTGAAAGGTTTAACTCAGGCAACGATCGCGACCTTGCAAACGTTGGGTGCGATCATTGAATAA
- a CDS encoding pyridoxamine 5'-phosphate oxidase family protein codes for MSIPFHDGEIMIQARAGVREEAEQVSKVISAIIKPAAVEFLRTQQLAIASTIAADRTVWASLLTGPFGFVQVLDKQTVQLNPFPIQNPKSKIQNLSNGSQIGLLVIDLSNRRRLRLNGNITMQQEEILQIQIQQSLFNCPKYIQTRYLKTTEITTSKPPELQTRFALNETDKTWLIQADTFFIASAHPDNGADASHRGGFPGFVQIVDSQTLLFPDYSGNNMFQTLGNLTVNPRAGLIFVDFEQGHTLQVTGQATILWETDQLAAFAGAQRLIQFSIEQLRETRNATPLRWQFGEYSPANPHF; via the coding sequence ATGTCCATACCATTTCACGACGGGGAGATTATGATTCAAGCTCGTGCAGGTGTGCGAGAGGAAGCAGAGCAAGTTAGTAAGGTGATTAGCGCAATCATCAAGCCTGCCGCCGTTGAGTTTCTGCGTACCCAGCAACTTGCCATTGCCAGTACGATCGCAGCAGATAGAACTGTTTGGGCATCTCTACTCACAGGTCCATTCGGTTTTGTGCAAGTACTTGATAAGCAAACAGTCCAGCTCAATCCCTTCCCAATCCAAAATCCAAAATCTAAAATCCAAAATCTATCAAATGGTTCTCAAATTGGCTTGCTTGTCATTGATTTATCCAATCGTAGACGGCTACGGTTGAATGGCAACATTACGATGCAGCAAGAAGAAATCCTGCAAATTCAAATTCAGCAATCACTTTTTAACTGTCCCAAATACATTCAGACTCGTTATTTGAAAACAACAGAGATTACAACATCAAAACCACCTGAACTTCAAACTCGATTTGCACTGAATGAAACTGATAAAACTTGGTTGATTCAAGCAGATACGTTTTTCATTGCCAGTGCCCATCCTGACAATGGAGCAGATGCTTCACATCGGGGTGGCTTTCCGGGATTCGTTCAAATTGTTGACTCCCAAACCTTACTTTTCCCGGACTACTCAGGCAACAATATGTTCCAAACCTTGGGGAATCTGACTGTAAATCCTAGAGCAGGTTTAATATTCGTTGATTTTGAGCAGGGACATACGCTGCAAGTAACCGGACAAGCAACCATCCTTTGGGAGACAGACCAACTTGCTGCCTTTGCAGGTGCACAACGGTTAATTCAATTTTCTATTGAACAGCTCCGAGAAACTCGAAATGCCACCCCTCTGCGCTGGCAATTTGGAGAATACTCTCCTGCTAATCCTCATTTCTGA
- the trxA gene encoding thioredoxin, with protein sequence MSAAASVTDSTFKQEVLESEVPVLVDFWAPWCGPCRMVAPIVDEIAAQYEGQIKVVKVNTDENPSVASQYGIRSIPTLMIFKGGQRVDMVVGAVPKTTLANTLEKYL encoded by the coding sequence ATGTCAGCAGCCGCGTCTGTTACAGATTCCACTTTTAAGCAAGAAGTTCTTGAGAGTGAAGTTCCAGTTCTAGTAGATTTCTGGGCTCCCTGGTGCGGTCCCTGCCGTATGGTTGCGCCAATTGTCGATGAGATTGCGGCGCAGTACGAGGGGCAGATCAAGGTTGTTAAAGTTAATACGGATGAAAATCCCAGTGTTGCCAGCCAGTATGGCATTCGTAGTATTCCCACGTTGATGATTTTCAAAGGTGGGCAGCGGGTGGATATGGTTGTTGGTGCCGTTCCAAAGACAACCCTGGCAAATACCCTAGAGAAATATCTTTAA
- a CDS encoding carbohydrate ABC transporter permease yields the protein MSTPLVPHSSTASESPPAKPRRITMGVLLFWLAVIAIAVFCLAPILWQVLTSFKLNEDISAIPNIYFPTRLTLDHYIELFTRRPFVRYIFNSAFVSVISTIACLAIGAPAAYALARLRPLGGRIVQAGILLITLFPSILLLQGLLEIIQVLHLGNRYLALIIPYTAINLPLTILVMRSFYEQLPKDLEDAARVDGYSTLQMLIQIVMPLTLPALVTTGILTFIFSWNEFIFALTFITEETMKTIPVAAAQIGGTTTFEIPYGPIAAATVVGTIPLVLLVLFFQRQIIQGLTAGAVKG from the coding sequence ATGAGCACCCCTCTCGTCCCCCACTCTTCCACTGCCTCAGAGTCTCCCCCGGCCAAGCCGCGCCGGATAACGATGGGAGTCCTGCTCTTCTGGCTGGCTGTGATCGCGATCGCGGTCTTTTGCCTGGCACCTATCCTGTGGCAGGTATTGACCTCGTTCAAGCTAAATGAAGACATTTCTGCCATTCCCAATATTTACTTCCCGACCCGGTTGACGCTCGACCATTACATTGAGTTATTCACCCGTCGTCCATTTGTCCGGTATATCTTTAACAGCGCCTTTGTATCAGTCATTTCGACCATCGCCTGTCTGGCGATCGGTGCTCCCGCTGCCTATGCCCTGGCACGTCTTCGCCCCTTGGGAGGCAGAATTGTCCAGGCGGGTATTTTGCTGATTACGCTGTTTCCCAGCATTCTTCTCCTCCAGGGGTTGTTAGAAATCATTCAGGTGCTGCATTTGGGCAACCGCTACCTGGCGCTGATCATTCCCTACACTGCCATTAACCTGCCCCTCACTATTCTGGTCATGCGGAGTTTCTACGAACAACTCCCCAAAGATCTGGAAGATGCTGCCAGAGTGGATGGTTACAGCACCCTGCAAATGCTGATTCAAATTGTCATGCCACTCACTCTGCCAGCCCTGGTAACCACAGGCATCCTCACCTTCATCTTCTCCTGGAATGAGTTCATCTTTGCCCTCACCTTCATCACCGAGGAAACCATGAAAACAATTCCAGTCGCCGCTGCCCAGATCGGTGGCACCACCACCTTTGAAATTCCCTATGGTCCGATCGCCGCCGCTACTGTAGTGGGCACTATTCCCCTGGTCTTACTGGTACTCTTCTTCCAGCGACAGATCATTCAGGGCTTGACAGCAGGGGCAGTAAAAGGGTGA
- a CDS encoding ABC transporter ATP-binding protein translates to MSRLQLINLNKTFTPKIVPVKDVSLTVEDGEVLTLLGPSGCGKSTVLRMIAGLEEPTKGQVLIGDRDVTYLKPGDRNIAMVFQSYALYPHMTVYENLSAGLRLKKVPQGEIDQRIKEVSRILGLDDLMQRKPGQLSGGQRQRVAVGRALVRRSDVFLLDEPLSNLDALLREHVRADLKQIFSTQNAPVVYVTHDQTEAMTLSTRVAVLNNGYVQQLAAPEDIYNHPANQFVAGFVGSPQMNLLTLPCQENHALLGDFKIPLPELSTSPSAVVLGIRPDHLYPVESEETPSSPIVNGTVFLVENLGMNNLVSMRVPNAQGEPMILRALLPPARWSNCDLTLTLPPDLTHWFDVQSGDALVKK, encoded by the coding sequence ATGTCCAGGCTCCAACTGATCAACCTCAACAAAACCTTCACCCCTAAAATTGTCCCGGTTAAAGATGTCAGCCTTACGGTGGAAGATGGAGAAGTCCTGACTTTACTGGGACCGTCTGGTTGTGGCAAATCGACGGTGTTACGGATGATTGCCGGACTGGAGGAACCGACAAAAGGGCAGGTGTTAATTGGTGACAGGGATGTAACGTATTTGAAACCAGGCGATCGCAACATTGCCATGGTGTTTCAGAGTTATGCCCTTTACCCCCACATGACCGTGTACGAAAACCTTTCCGCTGGTCTGCGGTTGAAAAAAGTGCCCCAGGGAGAGATTGATCAACGGATTAAAGAGGTTTCCCGCATTCTGGGACTGGATGACCTGATGCAGCGGAAACCGGGCCAACTCTCCGGCGGTCAACGGCAACGGGTGGCGGTGGGTCGTGCTCTGGTGCGGCGTTCCGATGTATTTTTGCTGGATGAACCGTTGAGCAACCTGGACGCCCTCCTGCGAGAACATGTGCGGGCAGATTTGAAACAAATTTTCTCAACCCAGAATGCTCCGGTTGTCTACGTCACCCATGACCAGACCGAAGCCATGACCCTGTCTACCAGAGTTGCCGTTCTCAATAATGGCTATGTGCAACAACTGGCTGCCCCAGAAGATATCTACAACCACCCGGCAAACCAGTTTGTGGCAGGGTTTGTCGGTAGCCCTCAGATGAACTTACTGACACTACCCTGTCAGGAAAACCATGCCCTGTTAGGCGATTTCAAAATTCCGTTACCGGAACTGTCTACTTCCCCATCAGCCGTAGTGCTGGGAATCCGCCCCGACCACCTCTACCCGGTTGAATCGGAGGAAACGCCCTCTTCACCGATAGTGAACGGGACCGTATTTCTGGTGGAAAACCTGGGTATGAACAACCTGGTAAGTATGCGAGTCCCCAATGCCCAGGGTGAACCCATGATTCTGCGGGCATTACTGCCACCTGCCCGCTGGTCTAATTGTGACCTTACCCTCACCCTTCCACCTGACCTGACCCACTGGTTCGATGTGCAGTCGGGGGATGCTTTAGTGAAAAAGTGA